In Methylotenera versatilis 79, the DNA window CTTAACACGCAAAAACGCCCAAATAAATTGGGCGTTTTTATTGGTTAACTTTATAGGTTAACTTGAGTTAATTAGATAGAATTAATGATTAAAATCAGCTTAATTCAACTAAAAATTAACCTTTAATTTCTAAACTATTTCGAACAGATTTAACACCAGCGATTTGAGAAACGACTTGTTCCGCTTTAGTTTTAGCTGCAAGGCTATCGACAAAACCGCTTAATAGCACTTCGCCATCCCGCGTTTCTACGCTAATTTGTAAGCTTTTTAATTGTTTAGTGCCTAAAATCTTAGCTTTCGCTTTTGCAGTAATCACGCTGTCATCTACAACTGCGCCCACTGTGCGATTTGATTCAGTTGCCGCAACAGCAGTAGAGTCTGCAGGTTGTTGAACTACTACAGACTCTTGTTCAGTTAGAGCCATTTGACCTTGTGCAGCACTGTTATTGGTAGCCTGCTCATCTGGCAATTTACCCGTTTTAAAGTAGACATATTCACTTTGATCAATATAACCATCTTTATTAGTATCCGCTTTTGCAAAGGTTTTTTTGTTAAAAGCTTTATCCTTTGAAGCCTCATACGGCAATAACAAACCATTGCCAGTTTTATCCAACTTAACAAACTCAGCCGCTAATGGCGACATCCAATCAGTGTTTGTAGAAGTTTCAACTGGTGCTACATAAGGTGTATTGTCGTTTGCATCAACCGTGCCGGCACGTGCAGGCTCTGTTACCTCTTCGGCCATTGCAGTCCCAGCACCAAATGCTAAAACAAGCGCTAGGGTTAATGGTTTAAAAGTACGCATCAATTTATTTGTATGCATTATATTGCTCCTAAAAAATCATGTAATTAAGTTAAATTAAAATCTATTTATTTAACGGTGCATGAATTCAATCTTGCAGTAAGACAATATTAAACACGTTGACCATTTCTAAAAATCCAATATGGGCTGATTGTTTTGTCAGCTATGGACTACAAAACGTCGTTAATGCTTGAACATAAATACTTTCAATAGACAATAAAAAGCCGCATGCTTGACTAAGCATGCGGCTTTTAAGGGGAAGTTAGCTAGTTACCTTAATAGCAGTGAATTGTATTTTGTAGCAGTTTAGCTTGTGCTAAGTGGCTATAAAGTGTCAAATTTAGCGCCGTACCATTCACTCCCAAAAAGTTGGCTAATTAACTTAACCTTTCACTACTAAACTATTTGTAATCGATTTAACGCCTTCTATTTTGCTGACGATTGCTTCCGCTTTTGCTTTAGCCAAGTCATCATCCACAAAACCACTTAAAATCACAACACCATTGAAAGTTTTTACACTGATTTGTGTACTTTTAAAATTTCTCTCTGCCAAAAGGTTTGCTTTTGCTTTAGACGTAATCACACTATCTGAAGTAACTCTTTTTACTGCTTGCTTTTGAGCGCCCGATTTATAATTAACATACTCTTCTTGGTTTAAGGCACCGTCTTTGTCAATATCTGCTTTTGTAAAATGGCCTTTGGTAAAAAATTCATCTTTACTAAATTCGGTTTGGCTGAGAAAACCATTTGAATCAGTATCTAATTTTTTAAATTCTGTTTCCAACGAAAATCGCCCATTTTCAACAGAGTCTGCAACAGCGTTTGAATCTAATGTAGCCGCCTGCACACTCGTTGCACCGAATGCCAATGCAATGGCTAAAGTTGTTGATTTTAGTGTTGATAAAGTATTCATTGATAACTCCCAAATATTGATAACTAATTTAAAACACAAACCAGATTCTGTTGGCGAATTTAATCGCACACTGATTTGTGTAATGTCGCCATATTACGTAGGAGAGCGTGTTTAACACATCCAACTTATACTGATTGTATTGTCAGATTAAGACTACAGAATGTTAGAAAAATGCTTAGCGCATTAGCGTTAATACGCTTAGTTGGATTTAATTTAAGAAGAGTAATATTGAATGAAACTATAAATTAGGCCTCAAAATCAAGAGGAATCAAAGCGCGTGTTCTAACGCCTTTGCCTAGTTCGCTTGATATTTCAAAATGCCCGCCAATAGCTAATACACGATGTCGCATGCCAGACAAACCATGCGTATTTCCATTTAAGGCATTCATATCAACGCCAACACCGTTGTCCTCGATTTCCACTTTGATATACTGCGCATCCACAAGCACATCAACAGAAATTTTGCTAGCTTTGGCATATTTATTCGCGTTATTAAGCGTTTCTTGCACAATGCGGTAAGTGACTAAACTCAGTGTTTCATTCAATTTTGTATTTTCATCGGGCAAGTTTACAGCCAGTTCCCATTGATTGCGTTCAGCCGCATCATGAATCAGCGAATGTAACGCAGGCCAAAAACCAAAAGTAGATAACATGGCAGGATGCAGTTCTTGTACGATATGGCGCTGATATTGAATGCCTTGATCGACATAACTAGTGGTTTTGCGTAACTTAGTCACCACTTCTTGGGCAACTTCTGGCACAACATCTTTCATCTTCTTAATCACCCAGGCAAGATCCATTTTGGTTGCGGTAAAAATAGAACCTAATTCATCATGTAATTCGCGGGATAGTTTATGTCGCTCACGCTCCACATCGGCCTGATAATCAAGCGCCAAACTACGCAACAATTTAGTTTGTTGCTGCAGCTTTTCTTCATAAATCGTATTTTCTTTGGATACGCGCTGTTGCAGCTGACTTTTAATCACAATTTCCGCCAGCAATTGCTTAATCACCAACACTACAATCCAAATTAATACTAATGCGCTGCCATAGATTGAAATACGCGCGATTAAAATCGTGCGCTGTTTAATTTTAGTTTTTTCGTTTAAAACATTATTTTGATTTTCAATGACAATGTCGGTGTGCTCCATGAACTTCATCATTTCAAGTAGACCTTCATCCAAGCTCATCACTTGCCGCGCTACAAGCGGTTTGCCTGTCCTACTCAAATTAAGCGTCAATTTCATTTCGGTGGCTTTTGACTCTAAGCTCGCAGAAATAGCTTTTAACCACTCGCGCTGTTCAATTTGTTCATTGCCTGACGTAGTGTTAATAATCAACTTTTCAATCTTATCGATATTTTCTCTACCAGCAGTTAGCGCCGTTTCGAACGGCTCAATATATTCTTCTCTTTTGGTGAGTAAATAACCGCGTTGTGCACTTTCGGCTTTATATAAATTGGTTTTTAATTTATTTAAGGTGACGATATTGGTTCTAATTTGATTGATTACAATATCTTGACGGCCGATTGAAAGTATCCAATTGTCGCTATACAGCACAGATACCATCGTAATCAGCAAGGCCACAGCCAACATTGCAATGGTGCGCCCGCCCAACAACACAATCAGCTTTTCAAACACGCGCCAACATACATCAATGTAGAACATGAATTTTTCTAACACTTTATTGGCAAATTTTTGTGTAGTGGTGCTCAAAATTTGTAATCGCTC includes these proteins:
- a CDS encoding BON domain-containing protein codes for the protein MNTLSTLKSTTLAIALAFGATSVQAATLDSNAVADSVENGRFSLETEFKKLDTDSNGFLSQTEFSKDEFFTKGHFTKADIDKDGALNQEEYVNYKSGAQKQAVKRVTSDSVITSKAKANLLAERNFKSTQISVKTFNGVVILSGFVDDDLAKAKAEAIVSKIEGVKSITNSLVVKG
- a CDS encoding BON domain-containing protein, yielding MHTNKLMRTFKPLTLALVLAFGAGTAMAEEVTEPARAGTVDANDNTPYVAPVETSTNTDWMSPLAAEFVKLDKTGNGLLLPYEASKDKAFNKKTFAKADTNKDGYIDQSEYVYFKTGKLPDEQATNNSAAQGQMALTEQESVVVQQPADSTAVAATESNRTVGAVVDDSVITAKAKAKILGTKQLKSLQISVETRDGEVLLSGFVDSLAAKTKAEQVVSQIAGVKSVRNSLEIKG
- a CDS encoding CHASE3 domain-containing protein → MSTTTQKFANKVLEKFMFYIDVCWRVFEKLIVLLGGRTIAMLAVALLITMVSVLYSDNWILSIGRQDIVINQIRTNIVTLNKLKTNLYKAESAQRGYLLTKREEYIEPFETALTAGRENIDKIEKLIINTTSGNEQIEQREWLKAISASLESKATEMKLTLNLSRTGKPLVARQVMSLDEGLLEMMKFMEHTDIVIENQNNVLNEKTKIKQRTILIARISIYGSALVLIWIVVLVIKQLLAEIVIKSQLQQRVSKENTIYEEKLQQQTKLLRSLALDYQADVERERHKLSRELHDELGSIFTATKMDLAWVIKKMKDVVPEVAQEVVTKLRKTTSYVDQGIQYQRHIVQELHPAMLSTFGFWPALHSLIHDAAERNQWELAVNLPDENTKLNETLSLVTYRIVQETLNNANKYAKASKISVDVLVDAQYIKVEIEDNGVGVDMNALNGNTHGLSGMRHRVLAIGGHFEISSELGKGVRTRALIPLDFEA